The Cicer arietinum cultivar CDC Frontier isolate Library 1 unplaced genomic scaffold, Cicar.CDCFrontier_v2.0 Ca_scaffold_5987_v2.0, whole genome shotgun sequence nucleotide sequence CTTAGTGCCATTATTCATTATAAATTAAACACCCGCTTTCAATAAACCAATCTTGCATATTCACTTTGAGAAACCTTTCTTCTTCTCTGAAAGTTTTCTTCTTCTCTAAATTTATTAAGTGATATCAACATCCTTTTACGTTTTTCCTTAAGCCAATCGAAGTGAAACAATATGGTTCATCTAACGCGTTGTCGTAATGGTTGTGGTTTCTACGGTTCTGCTGAAAACAAAAACTTTTGTTCAAAGTGTTACAAAGATTGCATCGAAGAAAACACCAACGCATCAGAAATGGAAGGTCCTGTTCTTGGTTCATCATCTCCTTCTCAAAAACAGAGTATTTCAGAGAGCTCTGTAACTGATTTCTGTGCAGCTATTGATTCTATTACTCTCACAGACACTACAACCATCAAGAAGAAAAATAGGTGCAATAGTTGCAACAAAAAAGTTGGAATACTTGGATTCGAGTGTCGCTGTGGAGATTTATTTTGTGGAAGACATAGATACCCAGAAACACACTCATGTAATGTTGATTGGAAAAACATTGGTCGCCAAATTTTGGCCAAACAAAACCCAAAATGTGTTGGTGACAAATTAGATTCAAGGATATAAGATATGAACAAAtacatattagttttttattttctttctttgtcaAGAGCTGTAATTCTTACCATTCTTTCTTTGTTAATACGATTTTTTGATACTGTATTAGTCATTTCaatttgttataataaaaagaaaaaacaaaacgaTTCATTTTTTATGTTGTCTTGTTATTGCATTTTTTATGCTTTCTTGTTATTATCGATTTGTTTTGATCTTCTTAATGGATATAGTACTTGTCCTTCCATAAGGAA carries:
- the LOC101491446 gene encoding putative zinc finger A20 and AN1 domain-containing stress-associated protein 8, with amino-acid sequence MVHLTRCRNGCGFYGSAENKNFCSKCYKDCIEENTNASEMEGPVLGSSSPSQKQSISESSVTDFCAAIDSITLTDTTTIKKKNRCNSCNKKVGILGFECRCGDLFCGRHRYPETHSCNVDWKNIGRQILAKQNPKCVGDKLDSRI